A single window of Candidatus Methanoperedens sp. DNA harbors:
- a CDS encoding ATP-dependent Clp protease proteolytic subunit: MFDQISTTDILILFGILFFLYLMMYPQLQLRASRRKRLGKIREMEEKWGTKVMTMIHRKEAISMLGLPVYQYIDVEDAEDVLRGIREAKDKPIDLILHTPGGQLHASMQIARALKNHNAKTRVFVPHYSMSGGTIIALAADEIIMDKDASLGPVDPQVGDFLRGVFPAPSWLHVARKKGLEADDTTLVMSDIAEKALNFTRALVNELLEGKFDDKEKQKQVVEKLIGGEMVHAQLISAKDAQALGLPVSTELPPEIHEFMKCYRAVRSNVEYIMQG; encoded by the coding sequence ATGTTTGACCAGATAAGCACCACGGATATTCTGATTCTGTTTGGAATACTGTTTTTTCTCTATTTGATGATGTACCCGCAGCTTCAGTTACGTGCATCGCGGAGAAAGAGACTTGGTAAGATTCGTGAAATGGAAGAAAAATGGGGCACAAAGGTCATGACCATGATACATCGAAAGGAAGCGATTTCCATGCTTGGCTTGCCTGTTTATCAATACATAGATGTGGAGGACGCCGAAGACGTTTTAAGAGGCATCCGCGAGGCAAAGGATAAGCCCATCGACCTGATCCTCCATACCCCCGGAGGGCAGTTGCATGCCTCTATGCAGATAGCGCGGGCATTAAAAAATCACAATGCTAAGACCCGCGTATTTGTTCCGCATTATTCCATGTCAGGGGGGACTATAATAGCTCTGGCAGCAGATGAAATTATAATGGATAAAGACGCATCACTGGGTCCCGTAGACCCGCAGGTGGGGGATTTCCTGCGCGGCGTGTTTCCTGCGCCTTCATGGCTGCATGTGGCAAGGAAAAAGGGGCTTGAAGCTGACGATACTACTCTCGTGATGAGCGATATCGCAGAAAAAGCACTGAACTTCACGAGGGCACTGGTAAATGAATTGCTTGAGGGCAAATTCGATGACAAGGAAAAGCAAAAACAGGTTGTTGAGAAACTCATCGGCGGCGAAATGGTACATGCCCAGCTCATCTCGGCAAAAGACGCCCAGGCTCTTGGGCTGCCTGTTTCCACAGAATTACCCCCTGAAATCCATGAATTCATGAAGTGCTATCGAGCTGTCAGGTCGAACGTGGAATATATCATGCAGGGATAA
- a CDS encoding MgtC/SapB family protein: MIDLVPQSFGNTEANIVFFQKLALAALIGILIGIEREHRRPEAMELIAGVRSFTIACIAGMISSYLAQIINPGILLISLAFFAVIATIYVYIKNVTLKQPGVTGPIAFYCTFLLGILINYELYLVAIVGAVVLTLLLAEKRPLHSFATNLTDDEILSGTRFLAVVFILYPITPDEWFMGVINPRTILLIVIIVATLSFISFVVMKKMGTKRGIPLSGLLGGLVNSEATTGALAAMAKKRSELIESSFVGIILSNAAMLIRNLVIAFIVDPSGRVLYFMALPQLLITLFAVAAVIKSRNIKPVSETIQLQSPFALSPAIKFALGFTALSVVSSIANHRAGVAGVYATALGGFISSAVVTASAAALAVHGDVSYTTAAITAVLASIISTGNKMLLVKWSGPSELVGMINKTFARFIIFGAVVLIIWGIFINYTY, from the coding sequence ATGATTGACCTGGTGCCGCAATCCTTTGGTAATACGGAAGCCAACATCGTTTTTTTTCAAAAATTAGCCCTTGCTGCGCTTATCGGTATTCTCATCGGCATAGAAAGAGAACACAGGCGTCCTGAAGCAATGGAATTGATTGCAGGGGTTCGCTCATTTACGATTGCCTGCATCGCTGGAATGATTTCGTCATATCTGGCACAGATTATCAATCCAGGAATTCTGCTGATTTCTCTTGCCTTTTTTGCGGTGATAGCGACAATATATGTTTACATAAAAAATGTGACATTGAAACAGCCGGGCGTAACAGGTCCGATTGCATTCTATTGTACTTTCCTTCTGGGCATACTTATAAACTATGAACTGTACCTTGTCGCTATCGTGGGAGCAGTTGTTTTAACCCTGCTGCTTGCTGAGAAACGTCCCTTGCATTCATTTGCAACGAATCTGACAGACGATGAGATTTTAAGCGGCACTCGTTTCCTGGCTGTTGTCTTCATACTCTATCCCATAACTCCGGATGAATGGTTCATGGGTGTCATCAATCCCAGAACGATTCTCCTGATTGTGATAATAGTGGCTACCTTGAGCTTCATCAGCTTTGTGGTCATGAAAAAAATGGGAACAAAACGAGGGATACCATTGTCCGGGTTGCTTGGCGGGCTTGTGAACAGTGAAGCAACTACAGGCGCCTTAGCTGCAATGGCAAAAAAAAGGAGCGAACTGATTGAATCCAGTTTTGTGGGGATAATATTGTCCAATGCTGCAATGCTGATCAGGAATCTGGTTATAGCTTTTATTGTTGACCCGAGCGGCAGGGTGCTTTATTTTATGGCTCTGCCGCAACTTCTTATTACCCTGTTTGCCGTTGCTGCGGTCATTAAATCAAGAAACATAAAACCCGTTAGCGAGACCATACAATTGCAGTCACCATTTGCACTATCCCCTGCAATAAAATTCGCCCTCGGTTTTACAGCATTATCCGTTGTTTCGAGTATCGCCAACCACCGGGCTGGCGTTGCCGGGGTTTATGCAACAGCACTCGGAGGATTTATCAGCAGCGCTGTGGTAACGGCATCAGCGGCTGCGCTTGCCGTGCACGGTGATGTTTCATACACTACCGCTGCGATAACAGCAGTCCTTGCAAGCATAATAAGTACTGGGAATAAGATGCTGCTCGTGAAATGGTCAGGACCGTCTGAGCTTGTTGGAATGATAAACAAGACCTTTGCCCGTTTCATAATATTCGGCGCAGTTGTTCTCATTATCTGGGGAATTTTCATAAATTATACTTATTAA
- the pyrH gene encoding UMP kinase, whose translation MKIVVSVGGSVLARALSPEKFKSYAAVLKEISKKNTVLIVTGGGQAARDYIKAARELGADEATCDLIGIELTRLNARLLIAALGEAAYHEPPLEYTQAKNASLGGRIVVMGGVSPGHTTDAVAAILAEYVGAELLINATSIDGVYTSDPKKNKGAKKFETMTPKQLIEVVMKTEMIAGANSPVDLLAAKVIERSNIRTIVLNGENPRNIEDAASGKHKGTVIETDKSARTGTRLEKDDSELDTCNLGYFSDKGCDY comes from the coding sequence ATGAAAATTGTAGTATCAGTAGGCGGGTCTGTACTGGCGCGCGCATTAAGCCCTGAAAAATTCAAAAGCTATGCAGCGGTTTTAAAGGAAATCTCAAAGAAAAACACGGTGCTTATTGTAACAGGCGGCGGGCAGGCTGCGCGCGACTATATTAAAGCGGCAAGAGAACTTGGGGCGGATGAAGCCACCTGCGACCTCATAGGTATAGAACTTACGCGCCTCAACGCAAGGCTGCTTATAGCAGCTTTAGGCGAGGCTGCATACCACGAGCCTCCACTGGAATATACGCAGGCAAAGAATGCAAGCCTGGGCGGCAGGATTGTTGTGATGGGGGGGGTATCACCGGGACATACTACGGATGCAGTGGCTGCAATCCTTGCTGAATATGTCGGCGCCGAGCTTCTCATCAATGCCACCTCAATAGATGGTGTATATACAAGCGACCCCAAGAAGAATAAGGGAGCGAAGAAATTTGAAACCATGACGCCGAAACAGTTGATAGAAGTGGTGATGAAGACCGAGATGATTGCAGGCGCAAATTCGCCTGTTGATCTGCTGGCTGCCAAGGTCATTGAGCGCAGCAATATCAGGACAATAGTCCTGAATGGTGAGAATCCTCGGAATATAGAGGATGCGGCGAGCGGGAAGCATAAGGGGACGGTGATTGAGACAGATAAATCGGCTCGTACAGGCACTAGACTTGAGAAAGATGATTCGGAGCTGGATACCTGCAATCTTGGTTATTTCAGTGATAAGGGATGCGACTACTGA